In Carassius auratus strain Wakin unplaced genomic scaffold, ASM336829v1 scaf_tig00026523, whole genome shotgun sequence, the sequence CAAGGAGAGGAGGACTTCGTGCCACCAAGCAAGAACAAGCTGATTTGTTGGATCGTCAGCAATTGGAACCCAGACCACGTCAGAGTGAAATACTACAATGAACTATACAAGCACATCGAGGTTCATGCATACGGACAAGCATTTGGTGAGTACATTTCCGACCAGGACTATTTCCCTACAATTGCAAGCTGTAAATTCTATTTGGCATTCGAGAACTCAATTCACAAAGACTATATCACTGAGAAATTGTACAACCCACTTTCCATCGGCACTGTACCCGTGGTGCTTGGACCACCAAGGGAGAACTATCAGAACTTTGTGCAGGGAAATGCTTTCATCCACGTTGATGACTTCCCATCTCCAAAGGAGCTGGCTGATTACCTCCTGTTCCTTGATAAAAATGAGGAGCTTTACCTGAAGTACTTTGACTGGCGTAAACACTTTAAGGTGAAAAAGGCATACTTCTGGGCTGAACACACGTGTCTGGCTTGCGATTACATTAGAAGGCACAATGAGTACAAATCAATTAACAATCTTGACAAATGGTACTGGGGTTAATCCACAACTGAAACACTGGACTGGCTTAATGAAAGTTGCTTGACAATAAGAGCTTCATGTAACTTCATGAGGGTTAGTCGTGAGCACTTacagacttttatttttgtaaaatgtaaaaaaagtagatgtacatttattttgtgtttggtttcatGTGTTTATTAATCTGGATGCAAATGATGCATTTTAGAGTTTAATAAGTTTGAAACTCTGTCATTCTCTGTAAAAACTGAAAATCTGTCACTTAAATACGTACTTGTCGTTCCAGTCTTGTATGaccttttttcttctgtggaacacatacacacaaacatattttgtaaattatattttagatgcaaatcatgcattttagtgtttaataagtatatatttattgGGAAAGAAGATTTTAACCAAAATGCACAATTTGCATTagaagggacagttcacccaaaaatcatttaCACAGCCTCATGtcataaaaaaagtcataattttattttttattcttcaggggaaacaaaaaaacaacagctgatacataaactcagaattctgagaaacaaagtctgaattgtgagatactgTATAAACGAAGAAGAGAGATATGTAA encodes:
- the LOC113078773 gene encoding alpha-(1,3)-fucosyltransferase 9-like; this translates as MPSAPTYRILRPLLLGIFLLGCFVTLFLMYIKPSTSWLSGPVESETSTARVKSLLSTRSEQNQTTILVWLWPFGETYDLNVCSSLFNIDGCFLTADRNLYNKSDAVVIHHRDITSDLSNMPPTYRPTLQRWIWMNFESPSHSSQLPGIENLFNLTLNYRRDADIEVPYGSIVGAQGEEDFVPPSKNKLICWIVSNWNPDHVRVKYYNELYKHIEVHAYGQAFGEYISDQDYFPTIASCKFYLAFENSIHKDYITEKLYNPLSIGTVPVVLGPPRENYQNFVQGNAFIHVDDFPSPKELADYLLFLDKNEELYLKYFDWRKHFKVKKAYFWAEHTCLACDYIRRHNEYKSINNLDKWYWG